The region AGTTGATATAGCCTTCCGTTGCATTTTCGTTAGGATAAATTGTAGCAGGATTTCCGGTGACAACAGAATCAGAAGGTACATCAAAGTTTATATATGAATTGGGTGCTATCAGAACATTATTTCCAATTTTTATATTCCCGACAATAATGGCATTCGGACCGATCCAGACTTCATCACCAATCTCAGGGGAGCCTTCATTTTTCCCTCTGTTCTGCTGTCCGATAGTAACGCCTTGTGCAATATTGCAATTTTTACCGATTATCGTTTTAGGATTAATGACCAGGCTTCCCCAATGTCCAAGATAAAAACCTTCTCCAATTTGAGTTTCAGGATAGATTTGAAACCCATATTTGATCTGAAAGTGTCTTAAAACCAGTCTCCAGAAAAATCCTAAAACGGGAACGTTCCTGAACTGTTGAGATTTTCTCAAAATATAGATGAAATGCAGGTTCGGATTGATGCATTTCGTCCATATTGTAAAAGTGGAAAGCCATTTTCCGCTCTCACGATAAAAATCTTTCTGTATGGTTGAATGGTTTGACATTGGAACAAAGATAGAAGAAAATTGATTTATAAACTATCTATAATTTTCATGATAGAATCTACGGAGTTTTGCAAGCTAAAGGGAATTGAATAGTCTTTCAAACTTTCTGAGTATGTATTAAAATATTCAGGGTTCTCAAGTGCTTTTCTCATACCGGAATAGATGCCTTCTTCTGAATTTTCAACGATTAATCCGATTTCTCCGTCATTCAGCATTTCTTTTACACCGGAAACTTCTGTAGCAATGATTTTCTTTTTCAGGGTAATTGCTTCAAAAAGAACGGTAGGAAAACCTTCGTATCTTGAGCTTAAAATGTAAAAATCCGAATGTTTAAAATAAGGATATGGATTATCTGTAAAACCAAGCATTGTAGCAGTATTATCAACACCTAATTCTGATTTTAATTTTTTGATATTTTCAAAATCATATCCGTTACCAACAATGAGAATCTGATGCCCGAAGCCTTCATCAAGAAGTTTTTTGTGTACTTTCAGCAATCTGTCGAAACCTTTCTGTGGAAAAACGGTTCCTACAGAAATAAACGTAGGAGAAGTTGTATCAAAGTTGTAATTAAGAACGGGTTTCTCAGCTTTGGTTAAAATTTCTTCGGTATCTAATGGATTGTAGATCTTTTCTACTTTATGTTTTTCTGCTTCATTTTGAGTCAGACTGAGAAAGGTCGTTTTGATTTTTTCCGAGATCACCATGATCTTATCAAAATCAAAAAACTTTTTTATTTCCTCATCGGTGTAGCCTTTTACTTCCGAAAGATCATTGTGGATCCAAACTATTTTTTTAGAATTTTTTAGTGGAGAATTTAAAATCTCATCACGCATTCCGTGAATGGCAGCAAATTCAATATCATATTTTTTACCATTTAATTTCCCGTTATAAAGTAGTTTGGGAAATCTTTTTAATACACTCTGATAGATTATCCGGTATATTTTCCTGGGGATATCCTGAATGCGGTTTGTGGTGATCATCTCGCCTTTATTCAGATATAAAATATTGATCCAGCTTGGAGCTTCGCTCAGATATTTCCCGGAATATAAATTAAGCAAAAGATCAATCTCATATTTGTCTTTCGGGAGATTTTTAAGAAAAGTGACCAATACCTTCTCTGCTCCGCCATGTCGGAGGGAGCCTATCCGGATCAGTATTTTTTTTCTTTCGGCCATTTATTTTACGGGTTTGTAAGTATGAGGAAGATGTTTTTTTATATAGGCATCTAATTGGGGACGCACAAGCTCAAGTTCTCTTGGATACATCACGTTGTTGGCTAATAACTTATCGCCATATTCTTCTATAGTACAGATAAATTTTGCGGGAACACCAGCAAAAACACTTCCTTTAGGCATAGACGTGGTTAAAATGGACCCAGCACCGAGAACACAATTGTCCTGCATTTCCACACCGGGCATAATTATGGTGTCTGCTCCGATCAGACATTGTTTACCAATTTTTATTCTCCCGAAAGTTCTTACATCTTTATATTTTTCAAAAAAATGAAGGGCATTTTGTCCGCCATCATGATTCACAAATCTTACATTGTTGGAAAACGTAGTTTCATCGCCGATTTCAATGAGAAAAGGCTCGGTTCCGAATTCGGGAACTTCTACAAAGCGGACGTTTTTGCCTACTTTTAATCCTTTGGCAATACAGACTTTCAGATAAATATTCTGTATCATCCGATGGTAAGAGGTGTGAAGTTTAAGAATTAGGCGGTAAATAAAAAGCATTTTTTTATTTTTTTACTAAGTTAGTGATGATATTTTCAACCGCATCAAAAATTTTCTGATTGTCAAACTGTTTTTCAATGTCTTTCAGGTTTTCTTTAATGTTTGAAACGTAGTCCGGTTCTGTAAGGAATTTTTTCATCGCTTCATACATTTCTTCCGTTTCATAGTTGATGAGATGTCCTGTTTTTCCGTGAGC is a window of Candidatus Chryseobacterium colombiense DNA encoding:
- a CDS encoding serine acetyltransferase, whose product is MSNHSTIQKDFYRESGKWLSTFTIWTKCINPNLHFIYILRKSQQFRNVPVLGFFWRLVLRHFQIKYGFQIYPETQIGEGFYLGHWGSLVINPKTIIGKNCNIAQGVTIGQQNRGKNEGSPEIGDEVWIGPNAIIVGNIKIGNNVLIAPNSYINFDVPSDSVVTGNPATIYPNENATEGYINYKI
- a CDS encoding glycosyltransferase; translated protein: MAERKKILIRIGSLRHGGAEKVLVTFLKNLPKDKYEIDLLLNLYSGKYLSEAPSWINILYLNKGEMITTNRIQDIPRKIYRIIYQSVLKRFPKLLYNGKLNGKKYDIEFAAIHGMRDEILNSPLKNSKKIVWIHNDLSEVKGYTDEEIKKFFDFDKIMVISEKIKTTFLSLTQNEAEKHKVEKIYNPLDTEEILTKAEKPVLNYNFDTTSPTFISVGTVFPQKGFDRLLKVHKKLLDEGFGHQILIVGNGYDFENIKKLKSELGVDNTATMLGFTDNPYPYFKHSDFYILSSRYEGFPTVLFEAITLKKKIIATEVSGVKEMLNDGEIGLIVENSEEGIYSGMRKALENPEYFNTYSESLKDYSIPFSLQNSVDSIMKIIDSL
- a CDS encoding acyltransferase, producing MLFIYRLILKLHTSYHRMIQNIYLKVCIAKGLKVGKNVRFVEVPEFGTEPFLIEIGDETTFSNNVRFVNHDGGQNALHFFEKYKDVRTFGRIKIGKQCLIGADTIIMPGVEMQDNCVLGAGSILTTSMPKGSVFAGVPAKFICTIEEYGDKLLANNVMYPRELELVRPQLDAYIKKHLPHTYKPVK